Part of the Scomber japonicus isolate fScoJap1 chromosome 6, fScoJap1.pri, whole genome shotgun sequence genome, ATTTGTCCATTGGTAAATTATTAAGGTTTCACTGGGTCGGAGggactctttttttcttaatcttCTTTCGTCACTCTCACTGTCATTTCCCCTTTATCTTAGTTTCTTATCACACAAATCTGCTTATTGTGCTGTCTTTAAGCGTCCGCCTGCCGTAATCAATCAAGCATCAATGCACACAGCAGTGAAGGtatgggaaaaataaaaagagtcaGTGTAGCAATTTTGCTCAGATAATAAAGCAATTATAAGCAGTATGGTTAATTTTATATGGGGGGGTGcacagtttcagttttatttatgagATTAATTTGACCATTGAATAATAAGAATGACTTGTGCCTTGTTCCAGTTGTGggtcatacagttaaaaagggTGATGAGGGTGTTAGTGTCATGGTAACTGACCACAGggctgaatttaaaaaaaagatgaatacaAATGGCAGGTGAGAGTCCAGTGTTAGGTCCCATCTACTTATCAGTAATTGTGCTGTGGTAGAATATATTAAATCTGTTCATATCAGAATCACAACAGAAACTAAAGTAAGGGGAAATGCAACCATATGTATTCTGGTAAGCAACAATGTACAGTAATACATCCTTTCCTCTGTgggcaaaaaaaacacacactcagaaaacCATACAATGTCTGTGATCGGGGACAATATGATTTCTAATGCTTCCTGAAACCTACCATTAGTCATAGCaatgtatatactgtaaacaTATGATTACGTGTTCATGTATATAGGCAGAAAATCCCTTCCTCACTTGTTATGTGGGATGAAAAGGATCAGTGTACAAGCTCTTAACAAAACAGCCTTCTTTTTGTCACTTCACATCTGGGTGCTTTAGATCCTGAAAAATTTcacagagctgaaatgatttaCCACTTTGCAGAAAAGCTCTCATCATTCATAGTAAAGGAGTAAACATACAGaatgagaaaaggaaaaacaagtAATAGGCCTAAATGGATAGTATGCATGAGGGCTTTTGTAAATAAGCCACTTTGCTTTCACGTGTCtatgaaactgaaacatttcactGGAAGCTATAAATACACAGtattctttcttgtctttctgtttttttctttttctgtgtgtgtgtgtgtgtgtgtgtatgtgtgtgtgtgtgtgtgtgtgtgtgtgtgtgtgtgtgtgtctgtgtgtgttttttttgttttttttctttactacGCCCATCTGTGTGAGGTCACCACGAAACTTGAGATGAAGGCAGGGTCATCCGGGAACATAGCGAGTGGAAAACCTCTTCTGGGGAggagcttaaaaaaaaatctataaaactCAACGAACAGCAGTGGTTGACTTATTCTACTCAACTACTCTCTGGACACAGGTATCAAACACTGAGCTGTGGATCCGAGctgaacctttttttcttttttgtacaaAGGGGTACAGCATGTCCGAAATGCTTGACATCTTGACAAAGGTGAGTCATGGATTCATAATgttgttttggaaaaaaaaaaaaaaaattagaaaaatagaaagaggaaTAGGGCGTGTTAAATGTTGTTGTGGATTATCTCTTCTATAACTTCTGCCAgagtgtttatttgtttgtttgtttattcccTTCTCATTTTTTGTTCCTGTGCGATTCACTAATTTGACAGTAAAATCCTTGAGTTGAGCAGAGATTTCGCCTCAGAGGACTTATTGAGTTTAAAGAGATAACGAGATCAGGGAGACAGTCAGTGCTGAGTTGTTTGTTTCTTGAATTCCAATCTTCCACCAGTGTCTGAATAATgcatgagaaaaacaaaacaggctcGATTATGTACATTTAATCTGTATTTTCGTTTAGATTGTACGTAAATAGAAGATAAAAGTTATATAACTTCtagtgctgtttttttttcttaaaggctgttttgacttttttttgtatgcaAGCAttcaaaaaatgtgatttattttttaagaaatgtttttaaatgtgaacgTATACTCGtatattagtattttattttgaaaagacgAACTTGAAATGTATTTGCTATAGAAAGTGCGATCGAAAAGTATAAATATTCAACATGTATTTCTTTGAAGTGAATAATATATGtgtattaatcatttaaatcttCTGTAACAGAACTTCTCAACCCTGGACCTGGATGACGGCTTGTTCCTGTCACAGTCTCAACTCAAAGTCCCAGGGCAGAGTCGGGTGAATCGGTCAGCCTCCTACTACTCTGCCCagtccccccccctctcctcaaGCCACAGCTTGAGCACCGAGCATGTTAACGATGACAGCGGCAGCCCTTTCTGGCCTTCCAACATCTGGGGTCAGGCTCCTGTCTCCAAACCTAAACAGCTGTCGTTCAGGCCTGACCGCTCCATGAGCCTAACTGAGTCCACCAGCACCTTGCTCTCCTCTTTTGAGCAGCTCAAGAACCTGGAGGCCTTTTCCTCACCTACAGCTACTACTGTGGCTCCCCCACCTGGCTTCCCTCCCACATCCAACCTCCCACCCCAGCTCccacctctgctctcctctAACCGTTACAAGACTGAACTGTGCCGTGGCTTCCAGGAAACTGGTAGCTGCAAGTATGGCAATAAGTGCCAGTTTGCCCATGGTGAGGCAGAGCTGCGTGGACTTTACCGCCACCCTAAGTACAAAACAGAGCCCTGCAGAACCTTTTATAACTTTGGGTACTGCCCTTATGGTTCACGCTGCCACTTCATCCACGAGGCCAAAATCAGCAGAGGTCCACTATCTGCTAAATTTCAGAATGAGCGGCAGATGAGTGCCACAGCAACCAGTGGTCAGAATCCACGCCACCAGCTCCGCCAGAGTGTCAGCTTTGCCGGTTTCCTGGGTTCACGCAGCTCACCTCCTCCAtcatttccttcatcctttAATGATCCTAACCTGGGGTTCAGTCGTGCTCCCTCCGTTTCTCCACCTCCCGCAGACCTCCTCTCCCCAGTTTTTGGTGACCTGTGGGAAGAAAAAGCATTCAAGTTTGGCAGCCAGCAGCAGAGTCGTGCCAGCACCGGAGACATCCACAACATTCCTCTCATCCTGGAGCCAAAGACCTCACGCTGTGTGTGTGGCCATGGAAATAACCTTTCTGCTGTaaacagtaacaacagcagagtcTTGACCAGCACAGAAGACGGGCACCACCAGGACAGCAGCATGCTGTGTGCGTTTCCCGGAGGCCACGGAGGATTCACAAAGCCTTCTGGTCTCCAGCGTTTCTCCTCTGAAGACTCCCTGGAGGacagctacagcagcagcagcggaggATCCAGTGGCACTGAGTCTCCAACTTTTGACGGCTCTGCCACCAAGAGGCTCACCGTGTTTGAGCGTCTGTCCCTGTCTGACTAATCCAAAGGGAAACAACAGAAGATAATGGACTGGTTAATAATAATGTCTTTTCTGTGTGAACTGTCTTCAAGAAACAAGAACTTTTTAGTCACCTTCTGATGACACAGTAACACTTAAAGTTTGTAAAGAGTGGAATCTCTTTACAAACTACACATGCTGAGATGATTTTACTTTAGTACCCAAATGTTAGCagtctatatttttatacttaAAATACTGTGTAGCCAATTAGACCTTCTATTAGTGGTCGTCGAAAAGAGATCAAAATGGCTTATCAATAGTGATCATTCATTCCTGTGCCTTAAATATTCTCCCTGTTTCACAGGCTATTCACCCTCAGTGCCATAAACAGTAtgtttgtttctgtagcctTAATCAGTGAGACTTGACATGTGTCACTGATGCCATTTTATTTGTGAAATGCACTTTACAGCTAATTCCAATGGGAGAAACTGTCAACTCTCCCAGTAGCATTCAACCAAAGCTTCATACATCACtcttttgtgcgtgtgtgtgtgtgtgtgtgtgtgtatgtgtgtgtgtgtgtgcgtgtgcatgtgtgtatatatgcatgtgtgtgagtgtgtatgtcatttttttctgagaCTTGGGGGGCTAACAAATATAAGTTGCAGAATGTTGAAAGATCAAAGTGTGCTAAtagataaatgtataaaaatgtatgtcaGTGAGTTTCGATCTGATAACTGACCCACTTTAACATTCTGTAATCTTTACTGGTTTGTAAATTGCACCCCATATTTTTATTGTCCCGTTTGTTTAACAGCCTGGTTCAGGGATTTGACACCGCAGTATTCCTTTTGGTCATTGCTTCATGTTCTTTAACTTAAAcgaatatatttattattatatttatttgtgttgtaaggaaaaaaaaaagtttgttttgtaCTATTTATACAAATTCCTATGTCTGTGAAATACTAATGTGAggcaaaacagtaaaaaaaaaaaaaaaaaaaagagaatctTATATTTTTAATCGTCTGAAAGGGACAAAATAaatttctgaaaaaaaagaaatgaatggatccagctttttcttttactgattTGTTGTTGCAGTCAGGATTAATGATGCCCTCTGAGTAAGAGTCACACCACAGTCTATACAAAAACACTCATTATAATTTACAGTAACTCACACAGTTTAGCAATCACTCATAGTGCTTTTAGAGATTTGTGACAGATTTAATATCATAgtacggttagggttaggtttttCAGACCAACATGCAATTTAATTGATGTGTTGATACAGTCAACAATAATGCCATATGTTGTAAACAGAGACTGCTCCAAGAAAAATAAGACTTTTCAGACTCTCAAGGAATATGTTCAAGGTTCTTTAACAAAATCTAACAACACTATTTAGTTAGTGATgtgattattaattattgcaCTATAACTTACTTGACTTCGGCCTAATAGCTGTGAATTCAGAACAccataataaacattttattattgtatccTAGGTCCCTTTGTTCCTCTTCTTCACTTCTCCATACATATacctattctattctgttccaTTATGTCCTCTATATTATTCTATTCTCATCCGATAaacagaacaagaagaagaaaatactaTCAAAGTGGAATATATAAGTCTCTGTCCtggtctgtttctctctcctgtaGTGTTTTGTGGCCTACAGTGTGGTTGTTGTGTATACAGTACAGGGAACAGCATCGAGATCatctcacacacagctgcacgTACACACTGCTTTTCAATCACAGATAAAAAACCAAATGCTGAGTTAGGGGAAGTTAAGGCCTAATAATGCAATGATAATAATAGGCCACACATTTACTACAAATACAGTTGTATGTGTATGACTCAACTCCTCTGACTAAACATCATGTCCAACACCTTGTTATACAAGCAGGTTCAATTATTGAGAAATCTATAAATATGGAAATTCCCCACTTTCTTCATCAGGTGGATCAAAGGACCATCATTAGGGAGAGGACGATAATCCAAGTACATAATTACAGAATGTCATGGCATTATATTAGATCAAGATGTTTGGTCTAAATGATGCATCCTTGTTAAACAGCATCCCTGCATCCTATACTGAAATGTATctgttaaaagttaaaacactATCTCTGCAAGGAATCCATACATATACTATTAAAAATGAATAGTAATATCAATACTCACACCTGAAAATAACCTAAGTGAGGAAGAATGGGGGGGGAATCCCATCAAATCCAAATCTATTAAACTGTTGTGTAATCCAAGATTCACAGCTGTAATCAATACCAAAAGGGCTTCTGCAGAATATTGATTACATTAAGTTTGAATCAGTCATTTAGAAAGtctttaaaatatgatttaactTTGGCATGATGATGTATTTTGTTTAAACGATTTAGATATTTTTCTCTCTCGACCATATGGAGACGGTTATCGGCCTaaaggctctctctctctctctctctctgtttccctgGAAATATTCAGCTGCTTTCAACCAGTTTGATTGatcatctgtgcttcctctctgcgGAATATCCAATGTTCAGAGTCTAATCTACTTAACTATCGCAGACCTTGGATTGT contains:
- the zgc:162730 gene encoding mRNA decay activator protein ZFP36, whose amino-acid sequence is MSEMLDILTKNFSTLDLDDGLFLSQSQLKVPGQSRVNRSASYYSAQSPPLSSSHSLSTEHVNDDSGSPFWPSNIWGQAPVSKPKQLSFRPDRSMSLTESTSTLLSSFEQLKNLEAFSSPTATTVAPPPGFPPTSNLPPQLPPLLSSNRYKTELCRGFQETGSCKYGNKCQFAHGEAELRGLYRHPKYKTEPCRTFYNFGYCPYGSRCHFIHEAKISRGPLSAKFQNERQMSATATSGQNPRHQLRQSVSFAGFLGSRSSPPPSFPSSFNDPNLGFSRAPSVSPPPADLLSPVFGDLWEEKAFKFGSQQQSRASTGDIHNIPLILEPKTSRCVCGHGNNLSAVNSNNSRVLTSTEDGHHQDSSMLCAFPGGHGGFTKPSGLQRFSSEDSLEDSYSSSSGGSSGTESPTFDGSATKRLTVFERLSLSD